Within the Camelus dromedarius isolate mCamDro1 chromosome 2, mCamDro1.pat, whole genome shotgun sequence genome, the region GAGGGCAGAACAACAGAATTTATGATCAGACTTTCTTAGAATGAAAATATATAGCTTTAGATGTTTTAAACCTTATTTTGCAGTGGCATCGTGGgttattttatgtctttatgaTCTGTGTATATAGTGGCCAGACACTTCTTTGCAAGACTTTAGCTGTTCAATAAATAGGAAATGCTACACAATCCTAGATTAAAATTAGGTTTAATTTaacatgtctttttttattttaaaatacgaCTTTAAAATCTGGCTGGCTTTAATTTGCACTTTTATTTCCCACTATCTTCCATCTATGGGTCTTGagttttattgttaaaaatgggTTAattggggttctttttttttatcaactatggataataaattttaaaacttaatttatatGGGATCAAAGGGTAACCCAAACATACTAGATTTCTCCCAGGGGGAAAAATATTCCAATGGCAGAAAGTTAAAAGGAGACAAATTCCAGCTCAGTAGAAGTCCAAGCTGCCTAACAGTTAAAGTCAGCTCGAGGCTGCTCTCAGCAAGTCAGCTGGGCATCAGGGATTGCTGTGACCAGGCCAGGTATTCAAGTAGGTGACCTCAGAGAGCCCTTTACAAAGTCATATGACCTCTAAACTTCTGAGTTCCTCTGGGCTTTCAGGAAGTAGAGAGGCAGGAATAATAAACTTGTACGGACCACCTGCCCTGTGCCCAGCTCTGAGCTCTTTTCATTCTCCCTACAAAACACTGCGTTATTcacccaattttacagatgaggaaactgagggtcataAAGCAATGTGCCTAGGGAAAGAAGTGAGGATTCAAAACTTAAGTCCCACTGACTCCAGGCACCCTGAGCTGATCACAGCAGAACCTGTTGGCTTCTGCGCCCAGCCCTGGACCTGGGTCCCCTCGGCTgctcaggagggcagggaggaaatGGAACTGGACCTGCTGAGGGAAAGGCTGCATTTCCTTCCTGGGGAGGTAAGCTGGGACTAGCAGTAATTATAGAAGTTAACAATAGATGGCAGTACAAACACGTAACAATGATGGTGCCTGTGTTAAATCAGTACATTTGCTTTTCCTGGGTTCTGTATTGTTTTTCATCAAAGAAGTGCTTTAAATGAGTCATGTGATATCTTCTACAGAGCATCCCAACccagtggaattaaaaaaaaaaaaaaaagaaagccaacgCAAATGTCAACTATCAGAGGAGTTGCTTTTTGCCTTTCTCGCTGTGACAGTGATAACACCAGGGCAGATTCAGCGTCCGCTGCCATAAACCTGGATGGCACAAGCCTCCTTATGATCCCTTGCTGCTTAGAAGCCTCCTTGGGCTTTTCTCTCTCTAAGGTCATGCATGACTGCGGCTACTAGGGATGCTAAGAAAAGGACTTCTTGAAAAACCCTTTGTTGTCAAACAGTAATAAAATGGGTTCGACTTCAAACGAAGGTGAGGACACAGAGTTGGATCCACAGCCTGGCTACGTGTATAGAAGATACACAGCCAGGTGGCCCTTTGTGACCACATTTCCAACAACATCCCTCTGGGAGCTTCCCAGATTCTCCACAAGCATAATGAGCTCCCAAGACGTCTCTGCCTCTGAGGCTCTGTGCGCGAGGCAGCCGTGGAACCTTGCTATGTTCCAACACTGTGCCTTCCTGCCTGGGTGGGGGGTTTTCTTAAGTTTCTCTTGAGTGAACCTccagtgtgtttttttcttaatgacgTAAATGAGCCCTTTCAGTTGGCTTTCAGCAACTgccttaaataaaattttccttcaGACAACCCTATTCTGTGGGGGTAGTGGGGAGGAGCCTTTCGCCGGAGAGCTATGGCCAAGGCATGCCAGCTCTAATGAGCATCTTTGGGTTGTCCCCATGGGACAGGACACTGGATGACACCAGGCAGCCTTATTTGGCTGAGGACCCATTCATCTTCCTCGACAGAAATGTAAACTCAGTGTctcaacacatttttattatgcACCAGCTGTGGATTTGGTGTTATGCTGGATGCTATCATGTGACCTTAAACTGTTTTTCACCCAACATGaatttgtgtgtgaaaaaaactaatacaatatgAGTAAAggttataattttatcatttatcaaCTTATCAAATTATCTTTCTTATCCTCTAGTAGAAGTGACCGTTTCTGAGTTGGGGGTAATATTGGTCACTCCCTTCTCCATGTGAAGGGCTCATTAAATGACTCTCTGTTAGCAAAGCCAGACAGCTCTTTTGGATGCTGCCAGATAACAGACAGCCGAGTGGAATGAGTGTCCTGTCTGCTTCTGCCCAGCCTGCAGAGTGGGATGAACCTGCAGATATGCTTCGTCAACGACAGCGGCAGCGATAAGGACAGCGATGCTGACGACAGCAAGACCGAAACCAGCCTGGACACCCCGTTGTCTCCCATGGTGAGTCCCAGAGCCGTCACGCCAGCTCAGGGTGCACCTTCCTGGTCATTCAGCGTCGTCTCTTCTGTGGTTAGTCAGGAACAAACACTGGAGAGGTTAAAAAAGAAACGTCTCGTGACGTTTCTTGACGTGACACACTCCTAAAACCTGGCAGTGACTGAAAAATCAAAATGGTGATCCCAGAAAGGTAATAAGCTCTGATAAAGTTAGCAGCTACTTTCATGttaaactataaaagaaatcaCATAGGCCCTAAAAATTGTAAAGGAAAATATGCTGTACGTTAATCGTTCCCCATTGGGCTTAGAAATAATCAGCACAGGGTGGTTGGGGATATGATAGAGTGTATGCTTAAAATAtgtgaggtcttgggttcaacccccagtacctccattaaaaaagagaaagaaacatgagCACAGACTAGCAGCAGGACACATTTTAAAAGGTAGGGGATGGGGTCGGGACAGGGGTGGGAAGGCTAGCACACAGAGATGTTGCTCAAAGAAACCAGCAAGGTAGTATATATTGAGCAATGCCTCCTTGTTCCTTGCACACATATTACAGAAGAGAGTTCAGTGACCCCAGGTGCCGATGGCTgaaattctttcctttctgtgaGGTCTGTCTACCTTTCTTATCAGAGACCAACTCGCAGGAAACCATGTGGGTCACTGTGTGCAATGCCACGTCAGAACTTCACTGGACATCTCAGATCCTGCCCGCTCCAGGAAGCAACCCATCACCTTTGCTCTGGGTTAAATATTTTACTGTGTCTGTTCACTTCAGGAAAGTTTTGGAGTAAGAATCAAAGAAATGTCTCAAGGTTTTCATAAGCAGAGTCTCCCTATGATTAGTTATGCTATTCTTTATGCTAAAATCAGAGTCAATTTTTGACACTGAGGGAAGAAACTCTCTTTTCAAATGTTACTTGAAACTGTTACAGATCAAATTGAGACCTGAGTCGCGCTGATGGAGGGGGCCCTTGGCCGCTCTGAGAGAGGGTTCAGGGAACGCCGTAGCCCATCCCCAAAGATGGCACCTGGCACGGAAAGCTCAGGGCTGTTCTTTTTCCCTTCGCAGAGCAAACAGAGTTCTTCCTATTCCGATAGAGACACTACTGAAGAAGAATCCGAGTCCCTGGATGACATGGATTTCCTCACAAGGCAAAAGAAATTGCAAGCTGAAGCCAAAATGGCCCTTGCCATGGCCAAACCAATGGCCAAAATGCAAGTAGAAGTGGaaaaacagaacaggaaaaagTCTCCGGTCGCTGATCTCGTAAGCAGCGAATGCCTTAACGCAAGCCAGGGTTTGGTGACTCCAAGTGGTTGGCTCTGTCTTAGTCCTTTCCCGGAGTTATGCAAACTTGGGTTTCTGCAAGGCAGTGTGTAAAACGTACTGTCATTgagaaatatctgtttatttttccttccgtCTGTATGGCTGGAGGATACATATGCAACAGATTTCACAAAAGTAAACTTTGCTCTTGATTCCTGCCTGCTGTGTGTCTTAGGAGCAATGTTACCCATCATGGGAGTGTTTTAATTCCTTCAGAGCAACCTCAGTTTCAGAGCTCGTTGCTGTGGCAAACTCACTATTGCTTTAGCTCTTGTTCCCACTTTTCAATGAAGACAATATGGCAGAGTGGGTAAGAGCCCTGGGCTTTGGAGCCTAAGTCTGGCTCTGCCATTGACCTGCTGTGGGGCTCTGGGcacatctcagttttctcacctataaaatgggaataacgcCTGTGTCAGAGCACAATTGTGAGAATTCAGTGGGAAAAGTGTTcagagcacttagcacagtgcctgcagcCTGGTATTAACTAGTAACTTGCTGATATTACTGATTTTGTCCGTGTGATTGATATTACTTACGCTCCCTGGGAATTCATTTGTTGATACCATAACAGACTCTCAGTTGTCACGGCCTGTGTTAAAGAGCAGTCCAGAAGCTTTTGATTTGAGTCGTGTCccattttgatgccgagagcatCTTAGACAATGTGTAGGGAGGGCCTCACATTGGAAAAGTCAGACTGGGAAAGCTTTTAAGCCAGAAACCCGAACTGAAGTGGGTGAATGAAGGTGGGACTTTTAGGAGAAAGCTGGGTCGTATGTTCAGTGCGCTTGCTGCTCTGTTCACGcctccatttcttccctttgtaTCTTCAGCTGCCACACATGCCTCATATAAGTGAATGTTTGATGAAAAGAAGTTTAAAGCCCACTGACCTGAGAGACATGACTATCGGGCAGCTACAAGTCATAGTCAATGATCTCCATTCCCAGATAGAAAGTAAGTGTAAGAGGTGCTGGAAAATGGGATATCAAGTGTAAAATATGTCGGGATGGATAGTACTGCTTCCTTGATTCAGTTTCTTGGGGTCCTCACTGGGGTCCATTCATTGGGGTCTTCCTGCATCCTtgcaagaaaaggaagagaatcaCGAGGCTCTCCTTTtgattatgtttctgtttttactgTAAAGTGTTGAGAAACTTGAAGAATTTTTCAAGGTTCCACAGCTTAGGGGTCCTTTTTATTAATATGAAATCCCTAGCtcctagcagagtgcctggcatatatttAGCTCGAATTACCTGTTTATAGAAGTGATTTAGTACTTACAAGTCACTTATTGGAGAGTTAGACTCTTGACTTCACTTGTATATATGTTCATTCTGAGTCATCAAATCAAATTTGACTTATGTCATGGGACTCCAGGTGGTGAAAGCATGTGTGACCAATATGTGTAAACTATAGAGTGAGAAAGACTGGGCCTTTCCCCCCAGAATAAGAAGGACTTCTACTGGAAGTTGGGGGCGGTGAGTGAATAGTACTCACTCAAAGTGCTGGGTTGTGCAGAGAAGGGCAGGTGCTGGGCCAGTGAAGGAGAGAGCATGCTCAGTCAGGCAGAGTGATTAGTCCAGCCGAACTCATGAGCCCTCTAGCCTCCAGAAACACGAGTCCATACAGCCCATGGCTTATAGATTGAAACCACCTAAGAGACATGCCAACCAAATGCAAACCAACTACAAAAAAGCATTTAGGAGCCAAGTGGGGAAATTTGACCACTGActgaatgttttattaaagatttaCTTACTCACCTATGACCGAGGTATTACGGTTAtggtaagttttttaaaagagcCCTGTCTTTAGAGATACATACGGAACCATTTACAGATAAAGTTATATGATGcctggaatttgctttaaaaatcctGTAAGAGAAGGAGCGACAAATGAGTCAAGACTGGCCATGAGTTGGTAATTGTGGAAGCTGCTTGATGCATGGGGCAGGGGGTTCATTGAACAATTCTCTTTacttttgtatcattttaaaaatttccataatgaaacatttaaaacttcATATGGGAAAAACATTCTCATACACTATGCAGGCGCTGTACTGGGTGCCAGACTAAAAAGCTACCCTAAGAACCCACtcgaaaaaaaataaaattggatgcATTCAGTGGCAACTTAATACATTCAGTATAGTTTTAAAGTCAAGAGAAaggatttaacattttaattaagaaacTGTAGATTcacagggttttttaaaattctactacATTTTAATTTGAGTTGAGAATAAATTACTAGGAGTGTTATGCTTTCAAGGACTTAAAAGGCTTTCTGATATTTTACCACTGAAATATCTTCCTTAGACTTTTAGATAATAACATTGCCATCTAGTCCTTTTCAGGGGTAGGTGAAATTTTAgacctctttgattttttttttctccttttttaaaattgaaaactggTCTGAACTACAGGCAAATAAATGCATTATTTGAGGTCAGGATCTCTGAAAGCATTTCCAAGGAGGACCTCGCTGaatgcttccttcctttcttttgtttctgggcCCAGAGCTCTTGCTAAATGAATGTTACCCTCCATGTGTCCATGTGTCCAAACCTAGAAGCTTTCATTCTCAGCCCTTCTGAGGGGAAAAAGCAAGAGAACCCTTggtttgttcatatttttcaagGATAGGGCCCAGATTAACCTAGTACACTGATTTCAGAAAGACTAGAAATGTTTCCATCTATTTTATTGCCAGTGTCAGTCCTAGGGAGTAACTTCCTTGGTACCCACTGTCCGAGATCTCAGGGGTTATTTCTTCAGGTCTTACACATCTGGCTCTCCAATATCTTCAGATATTACCGTTTCTTAGAACAGGCTGCGCCTTCCCTCAGCTCCAGGAAGCCTTTGAGAATCCCTGAGGTGCCTTCCGCCCCTGCTGGGCGCCTGGTGAGGCGCTGTCTCAGCGGGGCAGGGGTGCCCTGCAGCCCTCGGTGTGGGAGGAGCATCCGGAAGATGAACGATGGAACACTTAACATGCCCTAGCCTTCTTGGTTCACATTTCTTCAAAACAAAATCCCGCTTCTTCTAACAAGCTATTTTCCTAACAGCTAACAATTTCTTTTCCCACTTTATAATGTGAATGTAATTGGAGATACTTCATCCTCCTTTTCTTCCAGTACTTCTGTAATTATGCCAACTAGTCATGTTCTCAAACTGGTGACTTCTCCTGGGCTTGTGAGAAGCTAATGTAGGAACTCTGAATTTTAGCAAAAATGCCTTCCTGCTATGTTTAGCTGTTTGTATATATGGGTGTATCTATGGTACGTATAGAATGGTCCATAAGTAGCTATACATCCTGACTTAGATGCAGTTGTGTCTATTTCTACATGCTCTCTTTTCTTTGCCCCAGGCTTGAATGAAGAATTGGTCCAGCTGCTTCTCATCCGAGATGAGCTGCACACGGAGCAGGACGCCATGCTGGTAGACATCGAAGACTTGACCAGGTCAGTGGTGCCTCACCCTttccaaagaaggaaagaagcctGGGATGGTCTGAAGTTTAAGAATTAAGGCAAGAGTGAGCTCTAGAgaacttcttcccttcttccataAGTAATTCGCCTAATCTCTGCTGGTGTCAGCTGGTTAGATGGAAGGGAAGCAGCCAAAGCTGCTCCTATCCAAATGCATTGCTTGTGATGGATGGTCAGTGCCTTAGAACGTCATACACCCCCACCTAAATCAGGTCAGCAATTCTGGCCTGGGAAGACTTTATCCTGACGGACTATCCCCTGGGGAGTCGGCCCTAAGCCATCCCATGCTGGCATGATTCCAGCACGTGGTGGGTGCCACCAAGTGGCCCTTGCTGTTATGTGACCTGACTCTTGATCACATCTGCCATGCCCAGAAGGCAGGGACACTGGCATCTTTCCCCAGCACCAGTGCCACCAGATTGCTCTCACTATGGGGAAATGCCAAGATGTGCGTTTCTAGCTGGGACTGGCTCCAAGTGCCTCTCTCTAAAGAGGTAAAGAATGCTTTCTTCCCTAGAGGATAAGGAAATTTGGCTAATGCTGGTCAAGATCTTGCATTTCTTTGTAGTTTTCCTTGTGGAAAAGCCAAGTATATAAAGTATATGAAATACTGTGAGCATCCCTGTTCTCAGATTTACTACGTTACCTGTTCTGAGAAAGTTTATGGGAAGTCTTTAAACCTTAGGCAACAATTCCTGTTAATCCCAGAAATGGTATTCAGAGAGTTGAAGGCTCccaatgaaagaaagaacactGCTTGTCACAATAACATAAGGAATTAACCACATGATCCAGACCATCCAAGAGAAGCTTGAAAACATATGTCGTGAAAAATGCTCTCAGCACCCATGGCAGGGACCTCTTCACAGTGCGTAACACTGGGTAAAATGGTTTTCTAAATGCAATGTTACAGAAATAGTTATAGTAGCAAAATAGATACTGCAGAACTATGTTTAGACTGGTTTTAAAGATCTATGGGCAGCACTCTGTTTCATATGCTTTGGATATTATATTGCCTTGcccctaaaaaaaaaagccaaaaaccttGAAGGTCTTCTCCTAACTTCTTAG harbors:
- the SCHIP1 gene encoding schwannomin-interacting protein 1 isoform X3, giving the protein MNLDSDGMDDIISQESPLDMEGNYKKAQKNERESIRQKLALGSFFDDGPGIYTSCSKSGKPSLSSRLQSGMNLQICFVNDSGSDKDSDADDSKTETSLDTPLSPMSKQSSSYSDRDTTEEESESLDDMDFLTRQKKLQAEAKMALAMAKPMAKMQVEVEKQNRKKSPVADLLPHMPHISECLMKRSLKPTDLRDMTIGQLQVIVNDLHSQIESLNEELVQLLLIRDELHTEQDAMLVDIEDLTRHAESQQKHMAEKMPAK
- the SCHIP1 gene encoding schwannomin-interacting protein 1 isoform X4, whose product is MVHQENCSYQAQKNERESIRQKLALGSFFDDGPGIYTSCSKSGKPSLSSRLQSGMNLQICFVNDSGSDKDSDADDSKTETSLDTPLSPMSKQSSSYSDRDTTEEESESLDDMDFLTRQKKLQAEAKMALAMAKPMAKMQVEVEKQNRKKSPVADLLPHMPHISECLMKRSLKPTDLRDMTIGQLQVIVNDLHSQIESLNEELVQLLLIRDELHTEQDAMLVDIEDLTRHAESQQKHMAEKMPAK
- the SCHIP1 gene encoding schwannomin-interacting protein 1 isoform X5 — protein: MATWWWPADRAVLGVSAGRSRSPSRRGAGAAVGARPLEASAFSPRTAGLASQRSPQCPLWTGRRWRSIWLDCSSGSRRCGTRARRGPTPPPHRRMRENLSDRSWHLAASLMMAQEFIPAVAKVGSQAFLPGDLQSGMNLQICFVNDSGSDKDSDADDSKTETSLDTPLSPMSKQSSSYSDRDTTEEESESLDDMDFLTRQKKLQAEAKMALAMAKPMAKMQVEVEKQNRKKSPVADLLPHMPHISECLMKRSLKPTDLRDMTIGQLQVIVNDLHSQIESLNEELVQLLLIRDELHTEQDAMLVDIEDLTRHAESQQKHMAEKMPAK